The nucleotide window GGTATATTGAGTATCTAATGACACCTGATGAACTGCACATGGCAGATACAAGCCAGCAGGAATTTAATGTCATCGAAAACCTCAGGGTTAACCATCTTATCTATACCGCGATCAACAACTCGCGCGAAACCAAGCAGACTAGCGTGCTTCCAGGCTGGCTCTCATTGGTTGAGATATCAAGGCGAACGGGCAACCTACCCCGCCATGGGACAAAAATGTTATCGCGACTTATTGCCCCTCCGTGAATGCTTACGCTCGTTAAACTTCTTCCTAGCACTTTCTCACCTGTGTTTATTCCTCGTAGTTTCTGTAGACGTATCTCAATCCCATATCGAAAGATGGCTGGGGTTCCAAGCACCTACGATGGTGCGCGCCTTCCACTTGATCGTCGCGTCAATCGCTTACCCTTCGTGCAGCGCCCGTTCACATCGCCGTTATAGGCGGTACTGGCATTTCGTCGCTTCCAGGCTTTACCCTCGCGGCGACACTCGATGTTGACACGCCATGGGGAAAGCCATCATCGCCAATTAGCATCCTGCAACACCCCTCGCCAACCACCGGGAAACCGATTCCCATCGCCTTCCTGTCGCGACATGGCCTCTCCCATGAGCTTGCGCCGCATGAGGTCAAGAACCAGGCCAACATGGCTGCGCTACGACACATCGGTGTGCGCACCATCATTGCCTTCTCTGCCGTCGGTTCGCTGCAAGAAGAAATCCAACCGCGCGACTTTGTAGTACCCGATCAGATCATCGACCGCACAAAGGGCATCAGGCCATTCACATTCTTCGAAGGAGGCATGGTCGGGCATGTGGGCTTTGGCGACCCCTTCGACAAGAAGCTGGCCGCGATCGTCAGGCAGTGCGGACATGCCTTGGAGGGAGACGGCGTTAAGCTACACGACAATGGATTGCTCATCTGCATGGAGGG belongs to Pyrenophora tritici-repentis strain M4 chromosome 10, whole genome shotgun sequence and includes:
- a CDS encoding Pnp, Purine nucleoside phosphorylase, which produces MAGVPSTYDAPVHIAVIGGTGISSLPGFTLAATLDVDTPWGKPSSPISILQHPSPTTGKPIPIAFLSRHGLSHELAPHEVKNQANMAALRHIGVRTIIAFSAVGSLQEEIQPRDFVVPDQIIDRTKGIRPFTFFEGGMVGHVGFGDPFDKKLAAIVRQCGHALEGDGVKLHDNGLLICMEGPQFSTRAESNLYRSWGGSVINMSALPEAKLAREAEIAYQMICMATDYDCWRGNGEEDVNVEMVMAHMKANADNARRFVGAVLNELSKEEHEKQVLAKHLDGQMRFAGAMTKKEARGKEAEKRLQWLFPGYFD